Part of the Solanum pennellii chromosome 10, SPENNV200 genome is shown below.
NNNNNNNNNNNNNNNNNNNNNNNNNNNNNNNNNNNNNNNNNNNNNNNNNNNNNNNNNNNNNNNNNNNNNNNNNNNNNNNNNNNNNNNNNNNNNNNNNNNNNNNNNNNNNNNNNNNNNNNNNNNNNNNNNNNNNNNNNNNNNNNNNNNNNNNNNNNNNNNNNNNNNNNNNNNNNNNNNNNNNNNNNNNNNNNNNNNNNNNNNNNNNNNNNNNNNNNNNNNNNNNNNNNNNNNNNNNNNNNNNNNNNNNNNNNNNNNNNNNNNNNNNNNNNNNNNNNNNNNNNNNNNNNNNNNNNNNNNNNNNNNNNNNNNNNNNNNNNNNNNNNNNNNNNNNNNNNNNNNNNNNNNNNNNNNNNNNNNNNNNNNNNNNNNNNNNNNNNNNNNNNNNNNNNNNNNNNNNNNNNNNNNNNNNNNNNNNNNNNNNNNNNNNNNNNNNNNNNNNNNNNNNNNNNNNNNNNNNNNNNNNNNNNNNNNNNNNNNNNNNNNNNNNNNNNNNNNNNNNNNNNNNNNNNNNNNNNNNNNNNNNNNNNNNNNNNNNNNNNNNNNNNNNNNNNNNNNNNNNNNNNNNNNNNNNNNNNNNNNNNNNNNNNNNNNNNNNNNNNNNNNNNNNNNNNNNNNNNNNNNNNNNNNNNNNNNNNNNNNNNNNNNNNNNNNNNNNNNNNNNNNNNNNNNNNNNNNNNNNNNNNNNNNNNNNNNNNNNNNNNNNNNNNNNNNNNNNNNNNNNNNNNNNNNNNNNNNNNNNNNNNNNNNNNNNNNNNNNNNNNNNNNNNNNNNNNNNNNNNNNNNNNNNNNNNNNNNNNNNNNNNNNNNNNNNNNNNNNNNNNNNNNNNNNNNNNNNNNNNNNNNNNNNNNNNNNNNNNNNNNNNNNNNNNNNNNNNNNNNNNNNGACAATGTTATCCAAATGTTTAAGGATACAATTTTTGGACCCTTTTTAGACATTTCTAAATGTAATTTTCAGGGCCAAATAACTAAGTGCTTATTGCTTTTAGAATTGGAACAAAGCAACCCTAATGTGTTGCATATTAGACATTCCAACGGGTGTGTCCTGAAATTTGGTATCGATGAATTTGCATTATTAACAGGACTTAAGGTCAGAGGAAATACCAATGACTTCAAATACCTAGAACAAACTAATTGTATgctttttaaaaagtatttccCTGGAGCAGTCAATAGTGTTACAAAGCATCAACTAGTTCAAAGGTTTAAGATGGGTAATTGGGAGAGCAATCAGGATGCACTCCAAATGTCTATACTGTTCTTTATTCATACATTTGTATTAGCTACTCTTGATAATACAGCGATATCTATTGTCGACTTTCTAATGGTTGAAGATGGTAGATATCAACATTTTCCTTGGGGTCAGCTATCATTTTCCAAACTAATTGGTTCACTTAGACAGGATTTCGACGTTAGTAAAAAGTTGTACCGATTATATGGGATGCCATATGCACTAAATGTTTGGATATACGAATGTGCATCCAATTTAAATTCAGAAATAGCTGTGAGAGAACGCAATGTCATCCCAAGAATATGCAATTGGAGAGTTGTGTCTGAAAAGGCAAAGTTTGAAATGCTTATGTCCACCATTTTCCAAGaggtaaaattttatttttgtatatggaATATCGTTATTTATGTCTTTGTGATACATTATGAATTATTACTGTATCTAACAGTTaaattatcttatgtgtttgtGATACATTCAGAATGCATGTTCAAACATTGTCCCAACAGCAGAGGAAATTGAAGCTTTTGATATTGCTCAAGTTGAACATGCTCATTCTACATCAATACCATTAGTACAACCAAACGAGGAAGATGatttagatgatttctccacaaaaCCGCCCGAACAGTTATTGAGGAAATATTCTAGAGTGTCTGATACATCTCCTCCACCACCgccaaaaagaagaaaaaattcgattattcaaaaaaagaagGTGTCAGAACAGAACCAGCCTGATCAAACAAATGGGTCTCCGACACCGGATGATGATGTACATGTTTCCATGTCAAGTCTGCCTCAACATTCGAATGCTGATGATGTACATGGTTCTGTTCCACAAGTGTCACCGAAATCGGCTGCTGATGTACATGGTTCTGTTCCAGACGTTTCTCAGAACCCGGCTGCTGATGTTCATGGATATGCAGATTCACAGAATGTCAACAATATAATTCCTCATATTGAAGAGTTGAAAGGACATTTGAAAACTTACGtaagtaaattattttgttatttttaaacaaacttTTATTTATCCTAAATGTATCTACAATTTTTAGGTTGACAAGAAATTTGAAGAactgattattttgataaaagcaAATCACCCCCAGCTGATGCAATCTATTAGCAAAGAGAACATCAATTTTCAGGCTGATACAAGCACATTTCAGTCTGACAAACAAAGATCTCAGCAAATACAGTTGATCTCGATGATATGGTGGTGTAGCTGAGGATGGTGGTGgtttttttggtaaaaatgGTGAGCATCATATCGTCGACGATGCAAGGGATGTCGATGTGGATGGTGTTTGTGTTTCCGTAAATGAGGGTGAACAAATAGTCAGTGATAATCCAAAGGtaatgtttatgatacattgggtatgttgtgTATCATACACATATAGTCAATGCTTTGTATCATGAtcacttttttttctcattttatattctGTCATGTATCATGCATATTTACTCAATACTATGTATCATGTGATTGTAATCAATGTTACGTATCAGCACAAATtatattaacaatttttatttcaaaactgCATATTCAGGATGGTGACGCACATCAGTCGCACCAAGATTTAAATGAACATATCATGGACCAAGCCGTTGATGACAATGTTCAGCACAACATCCCTCATGTGTTGCCCGAAAAAACAACAACGGATTCATCGgtacatttttcaattttgatttatgaCACACAATTTCATTACACACAAATTTATTCTAAAAATCATTACATCATATTATACAGGATTCTTCAACTTCAACAACAATATCGCCATCAACTCAAGCAGCAATAGATGCGCTTATCAAAGATTTGGGTAAAGATGCTACCAATGCTAGACCATTATATTCTTACGATCCAAAGAATATAACTAGCAGCCAGTACTTGTTGACCGACAGTCAATTACCCACTGATATTCCAATAACGGAGATTGCTGTTAAAACTGATGCAGTCACTCCTGCGCATAGAAATAGAATGCCTTCGAGAAGGATTCAATCTCCATATTGtacttcttttgggtcaagcgagaagggaaaagagaaattgaaggaTATGGCTCGACTCCATTTCCCGTTCGAAGGATGTGGCATTGCAGATAAAGTTTCGCCGAAACTGATTGAGGATTACATGAATTGGTTGTTGAGGGGGCTTCTaaaaaatcataacaataagtaagttttatacattttttttctcagTGTTAGGCGTAATCATTTTATATACAACTAATTCATGATACTTTGTTATATAAAAACTGTAAATAATTGAGTGTTATGTATCATGTACATACATTGAAAACTTATGTATCATATATGCAGGAACCCATCGGACGATAAATACAGATCAAGATCTTCTTCTTTTGGATTTACGAtgatggactttgttgttgctTTTCCAATGAACAAGAATTGGTTTTATGCCATGTCACAGCCAAACAAGTGTTGGTCTGATGAGGtaaaatattaaactatttatgaaatatgtatCAGTCATAACTATATTATAACATCATGATACATTATCTATAAGTATCATACTATTTAATTAGCAATGATACATTATGTATAAGTATCATACTATTTAATTTGCAAAAGTATCATACTATATTCacataattatatttctttttttatattgtttagaTGTAAATAATTTCTTACTCtgttttcattttgtttatagCACATCGATGTGATTTTTTACTACCTtcgtaaaaaatcaaaactttgcAGCATGGATCAATACAGATACACAACAACCCACTGTTTGTTCATGTCACATGTAAAAAACTGTTATGATAGATATTACATggacgatgatgatgatagtCTTACTACACAAGAACATATTGATCGCGCTTCAGTTGTATCTGTACATGAGAGGTCAATAATTAACATCATCAAAGGGTTTGGAATACCAGCTGCTTTACCATGGCATCTTGTAGATGAGGTCTACATCCCAATTAACTGTGATCAAGAATTCCATTGGGTGTTGGCTGTTGTTGAGTTGAAAAACAGGTTGATAAGGGTTTTTGACTCATCAATTAGCACAAGGAAACAAACAATTCCTCATGAGATCAAGATGTTGTCTAAAATGCTTCCTTCATACCTACTTGACAGtggattttttgaagaaaatgaacgCACAAAATTTGCTGATTGTCAAGCATATAAAGACAACAATAATGGCTCACTTCTGGAGCCTCAAGTTCCTTTCATGATAGAATTTGCACAAGACATCCCTACACAGGAAAGCGATAGCCTGTAAGTATCAAGAATTTTTTCATTTGccctttttaatgtatcattaagtttttaatttattctgtATTTTTTGTAGAGACTGTGGGTTATATGTTACTGCATTTGCCGAGTATATCAGTGACCAAATCAATATATCTTATGCTGATTTTAATCCTGATTACCTGCGTCAAAGATATGGAGCATTGCTGTGGAGTTATGGAAGTGAGAAGGCTAAGTGCGGATATGTTAGCGACAATGATGATCCACCAAAATCCAGGGGCGTAGTCACACCACCACCAGAAGAAGATTTAGTTCACATAGCGTAGCATTTCATGATAAAACAatgttttaatgttatatttattatttttatatgttattgaacaactatttttatcctttttaatgttatttttttggttttgtcaatttccatgaatattttttttcacattacGTAACAAATTTGTTTATATTGAAgatataaatatcaaatgatAGACgtaaagatttttaaatttttaat
Proteins encoded:
- the LOC107032505 gene encoding LOW QUALITY PROTEIN: uncharacterized protein LOC107032505 (The sequence of the model RefSeq protein was modified relative to this genomic sequence to represent the inferred CDS: inserted 2 bases in 2 codons) codes for the protein MFKDTIFGPFLDISKCNFQGQITKCLLLLELEQSNPNVLHIRHSNGCVLKFGIDEFALLTGLKVRGNTNDFKYLEQTNCMLFKKYFPGAVNSVTKHQLVQRFKMGNWESNQDALQMSILFFIHTFVLATLDNTAISIVDFLMVEDGRYQHFPWGQLSFSKLIGSLRQDFDVSKKLYRLYGMPYALNVWIYECASNLNSEIAVRERNVIPRICNWRVVSEKAKFEMLMSTIFQENACSNIVPTAEEIEAFDIAQVEHAHSTSIPLVQPNEEDDLDDFSTKPPEQLLRKYSRVSDTSPPPPPKRRKNSIIQKKKVSEQNQPDQTNGSPTPDDDVHVSMSSLPQHSNADDVHGSVPQVSPKSAADVHGSVPDVSQNPAADVHGYADSQNVNNIIPHIEELKGHLKTYVDKKFEELIILIKANHPQLMQSISKENINFQADTSTFQSDKQRSQQIXVDLDDXGGVAEDGGGFFGKNGEHHIVDDARDVDVDGVCVSVNEGEQIVSDNPKDGDAHQSHQDLNEHIMDQAVDDNVQHNIPHVLPEKTTTDSSDSSTSTTISPSTQAAIDALIKDLGKDATNARPLYSYDPKNITSSQYLLTDSQLPTDIPITEIAVKTDAVTPAHRNRMPSRRIQSPYCTSFGSSEKGKEKLKDMARLHFPFEGCGIADKVSPKLIEDYMNWLLRGLLKNHNNKNPSDDKYRSRSSSFGFTMMDFVVAFPMNKNWFYAMSQPNKCWSDEHIDVIFYYLRKKSKLCSMDQYRYTTTHCLFMSHVKNCYDRYYMDDDDDSLTTQEHIDRASVVSVHERSIINIIKGFGIPAALPWHLVDEVYIPINCDQEFHWVLAVVELKNRLIRVFDSSISTRKQTIPHEIKMLSKMLPSYLLDSGFFEENERTKFADCQAYKDNNNGSLLEPQVPFMIEFAQDIPTQESDSLDCGLYVTAFAEYISDQINISYADFNPDYLRQRYGALLWSYGSEKAKCGYVSDNDDPPKSRGVVTPPPEEDLVHIA